From the Telopea speciosissima isolate NSW1024214 ecotype Mountain lineage chromosome 9, Tspe_v1, whole genome shotgun sequence genome, the window ATTCATCGTCACTAGCAACACCAACACCAACCTCAccgccatcatcatcatcatcatcataggGAGAGAGCCTCTGTCCATACCGagattttctatttgatttgAGAATTTTGGGGTTTGAATGCGTAGAGAGAACAACAAAGCTATTGTTAATATTTCTTCTACTTCCTCTCTTTCCAGCGACACCATTCTTCACCAGAACCTCGCCAAGAAAGTGAGTTCGAGAGAGGAACGGAGCCGAAGAAGATAAAGTATTGGAGCTGAAATTGAAGTCTAGACAAGTAACGGCCATTGAAGAGAatatcccaaaaccctaaacggAATATCTCATTTATCTTCTTTTATCAACTTAGCTCCATTATTCCCTTTGCTTTAAGCTTCTCGTTTAGATTTCTAGTATTTGCTCTGCAACTACGCGGGTGATTTATCCATTTCGTGTAtttacataaatacccctaaAATGGAAATAATTGGTCGGTTCAGGTTTGTATTGGGCTAAACTGAAATTAAACCGGCgaattttggtttcagtttcgcTCTGGTTCGATTTGGTCTTTATCAGATTGGTATTTTGATGGGGTTTTCTCCACAAGGGAGAGAGAACTCCATCAAAATCGAAATCCGTCAAGAGAGAGAACACGGCGAGCAAAGATGAACACAGATATCACTGCGTCGGTGAAGCCCGAGTATCCAGTAGTGGATCGAAACCCTCCGTTCACGAAGACTGTTGCCAATTTCAGTGCACTTGATTACCTTCGATTCGTCACCATCACTGGAGTCTCCGTCACTGTCGGATACCTTTCTGGTTAGAATTTTATGTAATTGTCTATCTGTATGGATTCTGGGATTTCagatttcttctattttatttaatgGGGATCGATTTGCAGGAATCAAGCCCAACATTAGAGGTCCTTCAATGGTAACTGGAGGTCTGATCGGTCTCATGGGTGGGTTTATGTATGCTTACCAGAACTCTGCTGGGAGGCTTATGGGTTTCTTCCCTAATGACGAAGAGGTAGCCCGGTACAAGAAATTGAACAATTTTTAGTCGTTAATTAAATTTTAGACGAACAAAAGTAGGTGCATTTCTGGGTTTCATCCCCTGTCTGAGACATTTGGTTTTGTCAATAAtcaaattcttcttctctgttggCTTTGTTGTTGAGGTTTGATTTCCTGTTATTTGTGATTAACCAATGTCTGAAGCTTCCGTTCTGTTGGACTCCTTTAATGACTTCATCTGTACTTTCATTAAGTGTGAAATCTTCCACAAGCACACAGTCAACATGTATTGAAAGATAGTActgaattatttatttgattgagCCATCAATTTATTTGtctttatcccccccccccttttgttcTAAGGTGGTTTTGCTTTTCATCCACATTGATCATAAGGAACTGAATGATTGATGTGAAATATAGGGAAACAAGAGACAAAATGTAATTAGAAGGATAAGTTCTCTTTATTTAAACTCAGAGCCTTACTGTCTGGATTTGACATGTATTGCATTGCTTCAAGCTCTCCAAATTTCTGTTGAAATGTTTTGTTAATGAATCAAATCACCACACATTATGTAGTTAGGCCACTTGGTGTCTCATTTATTATATTCAGCCAAtcaccttttgcatggatcATATTTCATGAGTACTTTACTATTTTAGTATCATGTCCTAGCGACCCTTTTTTAAGAGCAGCCCCTGTAATTGATGCGCCGTCAAGTAGGTAAGGGCTCTTGTATAGTGGACAACTGCAAGTTAAGAATTTAGTCCAAAAGCGTAGGATCAtattagcatcttggaacattggatccttaacgGGTGAGAATCTAGAGTtaatagatgttatgaggagaagatGGATTAATATCGTCAATATTCAAGAGATAAGATGTAAGGGTAAGAAagctaaggtgttggatgactttaaactttggtatacgggagatcaaagtaatagaagtggagtgggcatagtagtgaacaaagatttaaagaataatgtggtggatgttaaaagagtTGGAAATAGGATTATATCtatcaagcttgtgttggagaaagaggttgttgATATAATTAGCTCTTatgcaccccaagtaggattggataaaagtagtaagttacaattttgggaacacaacGATGAATGAAAGTAGTAGAAGTAGAGCGGGCATAGTATGGGAGatcaaagtaatagaagtggagtgggtATAGTCGTGGACAAGGATCTAAAGAGTaatgtggtggatgttaaaagagttggagataggattatatccatcaagcttgtgttggagaaagaggttgtcgaTATAATTAGCGCTTAcgcaccccaagtaggattggatgaaagtagtaagttacaattttgagAATACATGGATGAATTAGTACAAGGTTTTAGAagggagaaaagattattatagggggtgatttgaatggacatgttgggacagatcgtagaggctatggGGTTGTGTGTACATGGAGGCTATGGATTTAGAGAAAAGAATGAGGAGGGGGTCTCAGTTTTAGACTTTGCAGTatcttatgatttatccattgtggacattttttttttcgaaaagagaggagcatttagttacttacaaaagtgggcatcatatcaatcaaatagatttcttcctaactagaagttTTGATAGATTGTTTTATAAGGGCTGTAAGGTTATACTTGGAGAGAGCCTAACCACTCAACATCAAATTGTGGTCCTGGACATGTGCCTCATTACGCAGAAGCATAAGATAGGAGAGCCTATTTTccctaagataagatggtggAGATTATAAGGAGAGTCCTTGATTTCATTTACtgataaagtggtcaaacaaggaatgttggactttgagggagacactaatacgatgtggGACGACATGATGGCTTGTATTAAGAAGTTTGCTAAAGAGGTTCTTGGGGAATTGAAAGGTATACGTCATGcctctagggagacttggtggtgcgaagatgaggttcaagcagccattaagactaagaaagctagttttaagacatggcaaaggactaaagagGGGAGGATCTAAAAAGATATAAATTTGTCAAAAacgaagctaagaagattgtggggaaaaCAAGGGTGAAGAAATATAAAGATTTTTGTAATAATCTAAACACAAAGGATGGGGAAAAAGCTATATGTAggatagctaaaatgagagaaaggaagagtggagatttcaaccatgttagatgtattaaaagtgaagatggtggAGTACTAATAAGGGACGGGGACattaaagagagatggaaagagtatTTTTGTGGCCTACTTAATGAAGACTTCTCAAGTAATGAGGCCCTGGAAGGCTGCATTACTGATCCTGACACCACATGCCGTAGATATATACTCAAAATTAGGgtgtttgaagtaaaagaagttttaagaaagatgaaagtaagcaAGACATCAGGCCCAAACGGGGTTCCTATAGAAGTGTGGAACAGCGTAGGAATATGTGGTTTATCTTTGCTAACGAAGCTTTTTAACAAGATTACGaccacaaagaaaatgccaaatgaatggaggagaagcattatagttccgatttacaaaaataaaggtgaaatTCAGatctgcaataactatagaggcataaattAATGAGTCATAcgatgaaattatgggagagggttattgaaagcCGCCtaagaaaggaaactactatttcAAAGAACCAAttgttttatgccaggaagatccatgaTGGAAGCTTTtttcttacttaggagactttggagagtccctagagagttaatctggaatatactagagaagagaagggtgtcatTTAAATATGtgaacataattaaagatatgtatgatggtgtggtgattAGTGTCAGaattgtgggggggggggttaaggtagtgaattctcaaataaaattgggttacatcagggattaaccttaagcccttatttcgttgcacttatcatggatgacttaACTAGAGGCATATGAGATGAGGTTCTTTGGTGTATGCTTTATGcggatgatattgttttggtggatgagacaaaagcaaggattagcGCCAAGTTGGAGCTATGGATCAACCTTAGAATCAAAAGGTCTAAAGATAAATAGAACCAAGAtggaatatatggtgtgtaactttagacGCATTAGGGCGGATAATGAGGGAGTGACTATTGGTGAGAGGGAGATTctacaaagtgattattttaaatATCTTGGATCAatcgtaaataaagaaggtgagaGAGGAGGATGTTGCCtagaggattaaaatagggtggatgaagtggagaggtgtgtctggATTATTGTGTGATCGGCTTATTCCCTTAAAActgaaaggaaaattttatatgaCTGTTATTCGatcagctatgatgtatggtgcagaatgttgggcagttaagaagtgtcatgtAAATAAACTatgtgtagcggagatgaggaagTTGAGATGAATGTGTGggaaaactagaaaggataaattatggatgaccatattagagctgggttgggagtagctccaattcATGATAAGCttagagagtcgtttgaggtggcatggtcatgttctaCGGAGGCCTTGAGATGccccagtatggaggagtgatttgatcaGATTGagggaactaaaagagccaagggcaggCCTAgaataaccataggagaagtggtgaggaaagacgtGCTTAGCTTTGGCCTcgtatcatgtatgacttctaatagagctgattggagagcaaggatccatgtggccgaccccatttagttgggataaggctgtgttgttgttgctgctgctattGTCTTACTTTCATCAAGCTTGTGTTAATTATCCTATAAAAAAGTTCTACACAAACCAGAATCCTATTCGTGGACATTAGACTGTGTGCAGAGAATCCTTGGAAACAATGCAGTGAACTGCATCTAATTATTTCTCTCTGGGTTGTGTGTCTGTGTTTGTGTGCTAGCATGTACTAGGTGTTCTTAGCTTTATATTGCCTTCATGAATTTCTCTAGACATGTCTAGAATTTTTTTATGTTCAGTTGGAATTCATGAATCAAATTCCAAGCAACATCAGATTGACATGTTTTGAAATACTTGATAAGGATTCATTTTGCAGTATTTTGAGTGAAGTGAGACTCTTTGATTCCCTTTGATTCTCGATTACCATTTTGTAGGGTTAAAACCATTTAATCTTGTGTACAGCTGATTTAGAAACAGGTGTGGGGATTGGCAAGTGGCTGTTTTATGGTTTTAGTCCTGTCTCATTCGTTTGTATGATGAACCAGAATAAGTTCTATCTTTTCTGAAAGTGATAATAGAGCTATAATTGTTGGATAAAGGGAGAGGGCTGTGTTTGCTAGGAATTTTGAATACCAGAGATAACTCATAAATTGGATCTTAAGGGCTTCACAGTGATTTGATTTTAGAATATTTGGTCTCCAGCCTTAGAAATAACAAATTGTCTTGATAGTTCCTTCATCCGTTGGGGGTAAAAGCCTTGGTTTTCCTCATCACATCTATAATGGGTTGGTTGCTTTTGACTGACTGGTTCATTTGGAGTACAGCATATCTGCAACTGCAGTGCACCTTAGGCAACTTCAAAGTAAAAAAGACTGGTTTCCTAGGGTTGGGCTTGTAAAAAATTTAGCTACAGTACACTTATGCTGTCATCCTTCCATGTTGATCAATTCagtcaagaagaagaataagaccCAAAATTATTTTGCGATGAATCAAGTTTCCTTCGTTTATCTTTTTCATCGCAATGAAAAGGAATTAATGGAAGCTAACTGAAAAATGATGGCTTGAATCAGGTTCCCTTGTTTATCTTTTTCATGGCAATGAAAAGGAATTCATTGAGCCTGGTTGAAAAATGATGGCTTGAATCAGGTTCTTGTATCTTTTTCATCGCAATATAAAGGAATCCATTGAGACTAGTTGAAAATGATGGCTTGACTCCCTGGTGACAAGGAAACCATGAttgcaaaagaaataaagggaagagaagtgacatcaaatcaaaataaaaatgattaaaaacaaaaaaaagtggATTGGATCAACTGGTCCTGATTCTGACTGATCCTTATATGGAAAATAGGGTTACGGATCTACACACTaatagggggggaggggggaggggggagggaggttCTAGAAACCCAATTATCTGCCTCCCTGGTGCCTCCACGGGAAGTTGCCACTATAGTCAAAGATATCCAACTGTTGAAGACTGAATTTGTTTTCTGTACTTAATGCGATTGCCCAGTCTATTTCTAAGTGGGCTATCAATTATCCTGGGAAAGGTTTTTGGTTGTCTTCCTTTCGGGAGGACCTTTTGAGTATTGTAATGCAGTTTTTACCCTTTGAGGCCTCAATAAATTCTCCCTATTCCCCTCCTTCAGGGGGTTTGGGGGGTTTTTACACcaaaaaataagaggaaaaaaatacgagagagagagagagacagagagaagcACCAGTTGGAGCTGGAGCAGGGTCCCTTTAGGGTCTGGGACTAAtgggttagaacttagaagtaTGAACAACTCTAACCATATTCTGGTCAGATTGTTACCCAACAACCAACCACAAGTCCCCTGAATAGAAGCAAAACAGAACTTAGTATACATTGATTGCCAACCTCTCAATCTTCCCTCTGTTTAAGCCCAAAAAATCTGGGGAAACATGGATGTAGTAGTAGTCCCTTGGCTTTAATGGTGACTTTAAAGCTTGAACAAAttggaatttagctcgtctccaggaaGGCGTGCGgcgtgcgcccagggtgctgccagggggcatccagcggttgagctgtgccgtaCACATCTcggcctagggatgtgtgcggcacagcccaacggctggcagcgcCCTAGGCGTGCCCtgctccctagagacgatcctgatccagtATGGAAGGTCCTTTGATTTCTCTGGAACTATATTGGCCATGACAGCATAGCTGGAAACGTTGGCGATGACTCTTAATTTGCAAGCTCCAATTGGCAAGAGCTGCCTCTGAAAGTCCTGGATGCAATCTACTCGCTTTTGATTCATGAAATTTGCCCATCGATGTTCTGTGATCCACTTTTTACACTAATGGATTCAAAAATCGAAAGTGATTCTGATTCTGGTTGATTCGAATTGGCTGATTCAT encodes:
- the LOC122640013 gene encoding uncharacterized protein LOC122640013, whose translation is MNTDITASVKPEYPVVDRNPPFTKTVANFSALDYLRFVTITGVSVTVGYLSGIKPNIRGPSMVTGGLIGLMGGFMYAYQNSAGRLMGFFPNDEEVARYKKLNNF